In the Clostridium beijerinckii genome, one interval contains:
- a CDS encoding PAS domain-containing protein encodes MSIFKENKDLKKIHFNEEFDDKIFNLIPNPMFYKDVYGKYLWCNTAFEKAIGVKRKFIVGNTDYEITTKQVADLFASLDNQVINTKKANNYETTISHADGLMYDTIVSRTPNLDESNKVLGIIGIVTDITEQKRIHNKLKESQLNKMEPMK; translated from the coding sequence ATGAGTATATTTAAAGAAAATAAAGACTTAAAAAAAATACATTTTAATGAAGAATTTGATGATAAGATATTTAATTTAATTCCAAATCCAATGTTTTATAAAGATGTATATGGAAAATATTTGTGGTGTAATACAGCATTTGAAAAAGCAATAGGAGTAAAAAGAAAATTTATAGTGGGGAATACGGATTATGAAATTACAACCAAACAGGTAGCAGATCTATTTGCAAGCTTGGATAATCAAGTGATTAATACTAAGAAAGCTAACAATTATGAGACAACCATTTCTCATGCAGATGGGTTAATGTATGATACTATTGTAAGTCGAACGCCTAATTTGGATGAGAGTAATAAAGTATTAGGGATAATAGGGATAGTTACTGATATTACAGAGCAAAAAAGAATACACAATAAATTAAAAGAAAGTCAGTTAAATAAAATGGAACCTATGAAATAG
- a CDS encoding HDOD domain-containing protein, with product MSKSILFVDDEKAILNSIRREFFDSPYDVYIANGGREALDILEKNHIDLIVSDMRMPEMDGYELLKRVKLVYPEVTRLILSGFTDEKTVFKSIYNNLAKLFITKPWKKDDFRRAIDEVFKTEELLHNNISLNHIKEMGKLPTIPSVLQEINDVVEHDDHNIDRIVRLIEADITLSSEVLRIINSAFYGIKTASIKTAVLSLGLVNLKAIMATAEVFKSENDFYNKNEIWEHSNLTNKILIELYNKALGKKIPDYYGTAGLLHDIGKVAFFKIYDKEYDELYKLASYKSLNEINSLEKEKFKIDHEELGGYLLQWWDIPYAVVESALYHHDPMSSSEVNRELVSMIHIADYYSWKIIKPSYAPKLYLEILQNYGINEQRCEQIVKNLLERKS from the coding sequence ATGAGTAAGTCTATTTTATTTGTAGATGATGAAAAAGCTATTTTAAATTCAATCAGAAGAGAATTTTTTGACAGTCCTTATGACGTATATATTGCAAACGGTGGAAGAGAAGCTTTAGATATTCTTGAAAAAAACCATATTGATCTAATAGTAAGTGATATGAGAATGCCCGAAATGGATGGGTATGAATTATTAAAAAGGGTTAAATTAGTATACCCTGAGGTAACAAGATTAATATTAAGTGGCTTTACAGATGAAAAAACGGTTTTTAAATCTATCTATAATAATTTGGCAAAGCTATTTATAACTAAGCCTTGGAAAAAGGATGATTTTAGAAGGGCTATTGATGAGGTTTTTAAAACTGAGGAATTATTACATAATAATATATCCTTAAATCATATAAAAGAAATGGGCAAGCTTCCGACAATTCCCTCTGTACTACAAGAAATAAACGATGTTGTTGAACATGATGATCACAATATAGATAGGATAGTAAGATTAATTGAGGCTGATATAACTTTAAGTTCTGAAGTCCTAAGAATTATAAATTCAGCCTTTTATGGGATAAAGACAGCTTCAATAAAGACAGCAGTATTAAGCCTTGGGCTGGTAAATTTAAAGGCAATCATGGCTACAGCAGAAGTCTTTAAATCAGAAAATGATTTTTATAATAAAAATGAAATATGGGAGCATTCAAACTTAACTAATAAAATACTAATAGAGCTATATAACAAAGCTTTAGGTAAAAAGATCCCTGATTATTACGGTACAGCAGGTCTTCTTCATGATATAGGAAAAGTAGCTTTCTTTAAGATATATGATAAGGAGTATGATGAGCTTTACAAATTAGCATCTTATAAATCATTAAATGAAATAAATAGTTTAGAGAAGGAAAAATTTAAAATTGATCATGAAGAATTAGGAGGATATCTATTACAATGGTGGGATATACCTTATGCAGTAGTAGAAAGTGCATTATATCATCATGATCCTATGTCAAGTAGTGAGGTAAATAGAGAGCTGGTATCAATGATTCACATAGCAGATTATTATTCTTGGAAAATAATAAAACCAAGTTATGCACCAAAGCTTTATCTAGAGATTTTGCAAAATTACGGAATAAATGAACAAAGATGCGAACAGATAGTAAAAAACTTATTGGAAAGGAAGAGTTAA
- a CDS encoding response regulator, producing the protein MDRFNVLFVDDETNILNSIKRITIQEDFKSLFAASGEKALEQFQENEIAVIVTDMRMPKMNGLELLEKVKEISPNTVRMVLSGYAQISQVIVTVNKVGVFKYITKPWNNEEEFLPAIHEALEYYKLVKENEIFKVQIEEKNKLYKKILDSNNNLVKNSQKDINYIKVVSKIIFDLKNNMYDNSKDECSRQKYINQLIDKVYFQYLETIPSISETFTLNSLQSKFDELKSRNLPIIYDNNNTAQINYLGNKRVFELIFNNVLEVITWDSKEDEILLNFTHKTTLNINFFIRNKNNFLKTISKTEAKLILNFLDNLGKMFGGKIIIVPDKFLININTGLKIAD; encoded by the coding sequence ATGGACAGATTTAATGTACTTTTTGTAGATGATGAAACTAATATATTAAATTCAATAAAGAGAATAACTATTCAAGAAGATTTTAAATCACTTTTTGCAGCTAGTGGCGAAAAGGCATTAGAACAATTTCAAGAAAATGAAATAGCTGTAATAGTTACAGATATGAGAATGCCGAAGATGAATGGTTTAGAGCTTTTAGAAAAAGTTAAAGAAATATCTCCTAACACTGTTAGAATGGTACTCTCTGGATATGCTCAAATATCTCAGGTAATAGTTACAGTAAATAAAGTAGGCGTTTTTAAGTATATTACAAAGCCATGGAATAATGAAGAGGAATTTCTTCCAGCTATTCATGAAGCTTTAGAGTATTATAAATTAGTAAAGGAAAATGAAATATTTAAAGTTCAAATAGAAGAAAAAAATAAGTTATACAAAAAGATTCTTGATAGTAATAACAATTTAGTAAAGAATAGTCAAAAGGATATTAATTATATTAAAGTGGTTTCAAAAATAATCTTTGATTTAAAAAATAATATGTATGACAATTCAAAGGATGAGTGCTCTAGGCAGAAATATATAAATCAGCTGATAGATAAAGTATATTTTCAATATTTAGAGACTATTCCAAGTATTTCTGAAACCTTCACTTTAAACTCTTTACAGTCCAAGTTTGATGAATTAAAAAGCAGAAATTTACCCATAATTTATGATAATAATAATACTGCTCAAATTAATTATTTAGGTAACAAGAGAGTATTTGAGTTAATATTTAATAATGTTTTAGAAGTTATTACTTGGGATTCGAAAGAAGACGAAATATTATTAAACTTCACACATAAAACTACTTTAAATATCAATTTCTTCATTAGAAATAAGAATAATTTCTTAAAGACTATTAGTAAGACAGAAGCTAAATTAATATTAAATTTCTTAGATAATTTGGGTAAAATGTTTGGAGGTAAGATTATTATAGTTCCTGATAAGTTCTTAATAAACATTAATACAGGTCTAAAAATTGCAGATTAG
- a CDS encoding carboxymuconolactone decarboxylase family protein, which yields MNKDYENGINTLKQMTDENGEQMINSVGEIFPDFLDKMISFGFGQIYARPNLDLKTREIVTITALITQGAFEQLDFHIKGALKAGLKQEEILEIILQCAAYVGFPKACSALGIAGKIFAGKL from the coding sequence ATGAATAAAGATTATGAAAACGGAATTAATACGTTAAAACAAATGACAGATGAAAATGGTGAACAGATGATAAATTCTGTAGGAGAGATATTTCCAGACTTTTTGGATAAAATGATTTCTTTTGGATTTGGTCAAATATATGCAAGACCAAATTTGGATTTAAAAACAAGAGAAATTGTAACAATAACTGCCCTTATAACACAAGGCGCATTTGAACAATTAGATTTTCATATAAAAGGTGCTCTTAAAGCTGGATTAAAACAAGAAGAGATCTTAGAAATTATTTTGCAATGTGCAGCATATGTAGGATTCCCTAAAGCTTGTAGCGCATTAGGAATTGCAGGAAAAATTTTCGCTGGAAAGCTCTAA
- a CDS encoding sensor histidine kinase produces MNILIVDDTKFNIITAKEVIKISEIKCNIITAASGEEAIEIMNTQNIDIILLDIVMPKLSGIETLEIIRRNNKNVIILMFTSLTDKKYLEKSFEFGANDYINKPIEPIEFTSRLKSAIKMREYQNALMESYNNLKNTNAQLKESNAKLKTTQIELVNREKLSTIGRFSAGIAHEINTPLGYVTSNIYTIQSYAKTLKEYLDKYLTFIKENEECFFDNKELKELADSSSKLEFILSDFEPVITETNEGLEKISSIIKNIIRFSNEDAYDNLEMNKISELIEESMKILKMELKEYKLDDLFDLKLDLIEDDYIKCNRFQIEQVIFNIIKNSIYYIGIKDRKGNINIKTYKEDEYFCLEISDNGIGIEEENINKIFDPFFTTREPGEGTGLGLSICYDIVVVKHKGHLLAKSVYGEGSTIIMKLPI; encoded by the coding sequence ATGAATATTTTAATCGTTGATGATACAAAGTTTAATATAATTACTGCGAAAGAAGTAATTAAAATCAGTGAAATTAAATGCAATATTATAACAGCAGCATCAGGAGAAGAAGCTATTGAAATTATGAATACTCAGAATATAGATATTATACTATTAGATATAGTTATGCCTAAGTTATCTGGAATAGAAACCTTGGAGATTATAAGAAGAAACAATAAGAATGTGATTATTTTGATGTTTACGTCGCTAACAGATAAAAAATACTTAGAAAAGAGTTTTGAATTTGGAGCTAATGACTACATTAATAAGCCAATCGAGCCTATTGAATTCACATCAAGATTAAAATCAGCAATAAAGATGAGGGAATATCAAAATGCTTTGATGGAATCTTATAATAATCTAAAAAATACTAATGCTCAACTTAAGGAGTCAAATGCAAAGCTCAAAACAACACAAATTGAATTAGTAAATAGGGAAAAATTATCTACTATAGGAAGGTTTTCAGCAGGAATTGCTCATGAGATTAATACACCTTTAGGGTATGTTACTTCTAATATATATACAATTCAAAGTTATGCTAAAACTCTAAAAGAATATTTAGATAAATATTTAACTTTTATTAAGGAAAATGAAGAGTGTTTTTTTGATAATAAAGAACTTAAAGAATTAGCTGATTCCAGTAGCAAATTAGAATTTATATTGTCAGACTTTGAACCAGTTATAACTGAGACTAATGAAGGTCTTGAAAAGATAAGCAGCATAATTAAAAATATTATTAGATTTTCTAATGAAGATGCTTATGATAACTTAGAAATGAATAAGATCAGTGAATTAATAGAAGAATCTATGAAAATTTTAAAAATGGAACTTAAAGAATACAAGCTTGATGATTTATTTGACTTAAAACTAGACTTAATTGAGGATGACTATATTAAGTGTAACAGGTTTCAAATTGAACAAGTTATTTTTAATATTATAAAAAACTCTATTTATTATATAGGAATTAAAGATAGAAAAGGCAATATAAATATCAAGACTTATAAGGAAGATGAGTATTTTTGTTTAGAGATAAGTGATAATGGAATCGGTATTGAAGAGGAAAATATAAATAAAATATTTGATCCTTTCTTTACTACAAGGGAACCAGGGGAAGGAACTGGTTTAGGTTTAAGCATTTGTTATGATATTGTTGTAGTCAAACACAAGGGTCATTTGTTAGCCAAAAGTGTATATGGTGAAGGATCAACCATCATCATGAAATTGCCCATTTAA
- a CDS encoding NAD(P)/FAD-dependent oxidoreductase: protein MDYKKLFTPFKIGNMEVKNRIVFSPIGINASNSDGTISNDEIDYYEERARGGAGLIIMGAQFISHDIAQGPLSGILEHTYVIPKLTTLCETVQRYGARIAAQLCCGTGRNALPNEYGEPPMSASPIPAAYNRKVNCRPMSHYDIKEIIKKFAYSAKNVKNAGFDAIEIHGHAGDLIDQFMSPIWNKREDEYGGTDEKRARFPMEIVRSIRNAVGPDMPILFRMSLDHRFEGGRTIEDSMHLIKLLEEVGVDAIDIDAGSSEAIEYVFPPSYLGDACMEYLCEPTRKAVNLPILNSGNHTPETAVRLIESGNADLVMFGRPLIADPELPNKLMCGNREDIRPCIRCNEGCIGRIAARFTKLSCSVNPQACNEKRFNIKHTKIPQNVVVIGAGPAGLEAARVAAIEGHKVTLFEKEKVIGGQIAAVSTPAFKNKLCRLIDWYGVQLKKLNVKIQLDTEVTAADEILAKCDKIIVGTGAVPANPQIPGIDGLNIINLIEVHKNKELLKGENIVICGGGLSGCDSALELATEYGKKVTIIEMSDSVAKDALFANAASLIPMLYKSGVKIHTNSKVTSIDSNGVYIETHDGSSEFIKADSMINALGMVMNNKLAEAIKAKYYTKTRFIGDCEKVGNVGTAVRMGFYAAISLE, encoded by the coding sequence ATGGACTATAAGAAGTTATTTACACCATTTAAAATTGGAAACATGGAGGTTAAAAATAGAATAGTTTTTTCGCCTATAGGAATTAATGCATCCAATAGTGATGGTACTATTTCAAATGATGAAATTGATTATTATGAGGAACGTGCAAGAGGCGGAGCTGGACTTATAATTATGGGCGCTCAGTTTATCTCACATGATATAGCACAAGGGCCTCTTTCAGGTATATTAGAGCATACGTATGTAATACCAAAACTTACTACTCTTTGTGAAACTGTGCAAAGATACGGGGCAAGAATAGCTGCCCAATTATGTTGTGGTACAGGACGTAATGCACTTCCAAACGAATATGGAGAGCCACCGATGTCAGCATCACCTATACCAGCAGCATATAATAGAAAAGTTAATTGTAGGCCTATGAGTCATTACGATATAAAAGAAATTATTAAAAAATTTGCATATTCTGCCAAAAATGTTAAAAATGCAGGTTTTGATGCGATTGAGATACATGGACATGCTGGAGATTTAATAGATCAATTTATGTCTCCAATATGGAATAAACGTGAGGATGAGTATGGTGGAACAGATGAAAAACGCGCTCGATTTCCTATGGAAATTGTTCGTTCAATAAGAAATGCTGTTGGACCAGATATGCCAATATTATTTCGTATGTCACTTGATCATCGTTTTGAAGGTGGGCGTACTATAGAAGACAGCATGCATCTTATTAAACTACTAGAAGAGGTAGGAGTTGATGCCATAGATATAGATGCAGGATCGTCTGAAGCAATTGAATATGTTTTTCCACCTTCATATTTGGGAGATGCATGTATGGAATATTTATGTGAGCCTACACGCAAAGCTGTTAATCTTCCAATACTTAATTCGGGAAATCATACGCCCGAAACAGCAGTTAGGTTAATAGAATCTGGAAATGCTGATCTTGTCATGTTTGGACGTCCTCTAATAGCAGATCCAGAACTACCAAATAAGCTTATGTGTGGTAATCGTGAAGATATAAGACCATGCATTCGCTGTAATGAGGGATGTATAGGACGTATTGCAGCTAGATTTACTAAGTTAAGTTGTTCTGTAAATCCGCAAGCTTGTAATGAAAAGCGTTTTAATATTAAGCATACTAAAATTCCACAAAATGTCGTAGTTATAGGAGCGGGGCCAGCAGGGTTAGAGGCAGCACGTGTTGCTGCAATTGAGGGACATAAGGTTACTCTATTTGAAAAAGAAAAAGTAATTGGGGGCCAGATTGCAGCAGTTTCGACACCTGCTTTTAAGAATAAGTTATGCAGATTAATAGATTGGTATGGTGTTCAGCTTAAGAAATTGAATGTTAAAATTCAACTAGACACAGAAGTTACTGCTGCTGATGAGATATTAGCAAAGTGCGATAAAATCATCGTAGGAACAGGCGCAGTTCCAGCTAATCCTCAAATTCCTGGTATCGACGGTTTAAATATTATTAATTTAATTGAGGTACATAAAAATAAAGAATTATTAAAAGGTGAAAATATTGTTATATGTGGGGGCGGATTATCAGGCTGTGATAGTGCTTTGGAACTAGCTACTGAATATGGTAAGAAAGTTACGATTATTGAAATGTCAGATTCAGTTGCAAAGGATGCTTTGTTTGCTAATGCAGCATCATTAATACCTATGCTTTATAAATCTGGAGTGAAAATTCATACAAATAGCAAAGTTACATCAATTGATAGTAACGGTGTTTATATAGAAACACATGATGGTTCATCTGAATTTATAAAAGCTGATAGTATGATTAATGCCTTGGGCATGGTAATGAACAATAAACTGGCAGAGGCAATAAAAGCAAAATATTATACAAAAACTAGGTTTATAGGCGATTGTGAAAAAGTTGGGAACGTTGGTACAGCTGTGCGTATGGGATTCTATGCAGCAATTAGTTTGGAATAA
- a CDS encoding PAS domain-containing sensor histidine kinase, translating to MEMKYLFETIIKNIKQSLLITDSNGKLEFFNASTEKMWNYSEEELKNMNINNLFYFESSYAEDNKIRQISDLFLFENWNGEIYAKNKENSVFCLKVSICQIFEENSNVKKYLIISENIEEKVNLLSQLKLKDEELQRSIKNLENAQFMMIEEDKLANLGHLSAGIAHEINNPLGFIISNFGTLKKYVEKLNEIILLYKSLLANSKEGMCLVKDEVANVENLERKYNLDFIMDDIDELLKDTEGGIERVQKIIAAMRNFAHSSVEKNFEQYDLNYGITNTLVIAKNEIKYNSNIEIELDEIPQVEAIPSEINQVILNLIINSSHAIKEKQEKADLDYFGLLKIHTFSDDLFVSCVIEDNGTGIPKENLDKIFEPFFTTKPIGKGTGLGLSIAYDIIKNTHKGDLIVDSVLGEGTKITIKLPTRHEEQEEVTQNE from the coding sequence ATGGAAATGAAATATTTATTTGAGACTATAATCAAAAATATCAAGCAATCCTTACTAATTACCGATTCTAATGGAAAGTTAGAATTCTTTAATGCTTCAACTGAAAAAATGTGGAATTATTCTGAGGAAGAGCTTAAAAATATGAATATTAATAATTTATTTTATTTTGAAAGTAGTTATGCAGAAGATAATAAGATACGTCAAATAAGCGATCTATTTCTATTTGAAAATTGGAATGGTGAAATTTATGCTAAAAATAAAGAAAATTCTGTATTTTGTCTAAAGGTATCTATATGCCAAATTTTTGAGGAAAATTCAAATGTTAAGAAATATCTTATTATTTCTGAAAATATTGAAGAAAAGGTAAACCTCCTAAGTCAATTGAAACTTAAAGATGAAGAATTGCAAAGGAGCATTAAAAATTTAGAAAATGCTCAATTTATGATGATTGAAGAAGATAAATTGGCAAACTTAGGTCATCTATCTGCTGGAATAGCTCATGAAATTAATAATCCTTTAGGCTTTATCATAAGTAATTTTGGAACTTTAAAAAAATATGTTGAAAAGCTTAATGAGATAATATTGCTATATAAAAGTTTACTGGCTAATTCAAAAGAAGGAATGTGCTTGGTTAAAGATGAAGTGGCAAATGTTGAGAATCTAGAAAGAAAATATAATTTAGATTTTATAATGGATGACATTGATGAGTTATTAAAGGATACAGAAGGTGGAATTGAAAGAGTTCAGAAGATAATAGCCGCAATGAGAAATTTTGCTCATTCATCTGTAGAAAAGAATTTTGAACAATATGATTTAAACTATGGAATAACAAATACTCTGGTTATAGCTAAAAATGAAATTAAATATAACTCTAATATTGAAATTGAACTAGATGAAATACCACAAGTGGAAGCAATTCCTAGTGAAATAAACCAAGTTATATTAAATCTTATTATTAATTCTTCTCACGCTATAAAGGAAAAACAAGAGAAGGCAGATTTAGACTATTTTGGATTATTAAAAATTCATACTTTTAGTGATGATTTATTTGTAAGTTGTGTTATAGAAGATAATGGGACAGGTATACCTAAAGAAAACTTAGATAAAATATTTGAACCTTTTTTTACAACAAAACCTATAGGTAAAGGTACTGGACTTGGTTTAAGTATTGCATATGATATTATAAAAAATACTCATAAGGGAGATTTGATTGTTGACAGTGTTTTAGGAGAAGGTACAAAGATTACTATAAAACTTCCTACTAGACATGAAGAACAGGAAGAGGTGACCCAAAATGAGTAA
- a CDS encoding ATP-binding protein, whose amino-acid sequence MQDIDEQEADYIIESKKKCRKLGLDPNKPRVSPNAISELELAKKKDIYKEVLDVVKFFGNKMIKSLEGTPILVTITDENGYLLEILGDEAIGETMFEFGVKPGIQFREEDMGTNVVSLTLKQNHPIQIIGKDHYHNSLQKSACYGVPFHYSDDDNLLGTICIMTAVILHNPFFLMTLTTVVDAIERELLLRKQNRKLNKQKELLYESEKKQRELLEKDLVMKDEFITLITHEFKTPINVIYSAIQLIEQVYINQIPQSVKNLIGSIKRNAFRQLRLVNNLLDITKLKADQFKLNQKNIDIVFITQLIAESIKIYADQKKIMFGFKTNTYSINTSIDDEKYERIILNLLSNAIKFTPEGGRITVEITENMKNKTVSIAVIDTGVGIPEDKREVIFERFGQVDNNLSRQAEGSGIGLALVKMLVEILEGSIEVESELGIGSKFTITLPIKEVTFEEKNRAFISSDNGLVNAINVEFSDIYF is encoded by the coding sequence TTGCAAGATATAGATGAACAAGAAGCCGATTATATTATAGAATCAAAAAAGAAGTGTAGAAAATTAGGATTAGATCCCAACAAACCTAGAGTGTCTCCTAATGCTATATCAGAATTAGAATTAGCTAAAAAGAAAGATATATATAAAGAAGTTTTAGATGTTGTTAAATTTTTTGGCAATAAAATGATTAAATCTTTAGAAGGTACTCCTATATTAGTTACTATTACTGATGAGAACGGGTATTTATTAGAAATTCTTGGGGACGAAGCTATAGGAGAAACAATGTTTGAATTTGGAGTTAAGCCAGGTATTCAATTTCGCGAGGAGGATATGGGAACAAATGTTGTTAGTTTGACTCTTAAGCAAAATCATCCAATACAGATAATAGGAAAGGATCATTATCATAATTCTTTACAGAAGAGCGCATGTTATGGAGTACCATTTCACTATTCAGATGATGATAATTTACTTGGAACTATATGTATAATGACGGCTGTTATACTTCATAATCCATTTTTTCTAATGACATTAACTACTGTAGTTGATGCCATAGAACGAGAACTATTGCTTAGAAAACAAAATCGTAAGCTTAATAAGCAAAAAGAACTATTATATGAATCGGAAAAAAAGCAAAGGGAGCTTTTAGAAAAAGACCTTGTGATGAAAGATGAATTTATAACCCTTATTACTCATGAATTTAAAACACCAATAAATGTAATTTATTCAGCTATTCAATTGATTGAACAGGTATATATTAATCAGATTCCTCAATCAGTCAAAAACTTAATAGGAAGCATAAAGCGAAATGCTTTCAGGCAGTTGAGGCTTGTAAATAACTTGTTAGATATTACCAAGTTAAAAGCAGATCAATTTAAATTAAACCAAAAGAACATAGATATTGTATTTATAACACAATTGATTGCAGAATCTATAAAAATATATGCAGATCAAAAAAAGATTATGTTTGGATTTAAAACTAATACATATAGCATAAATACTTCAATAGATGATGAAAAATATGAACGCATAATTTTGAATCTTTTATCAAATGCAATAAAATTCACACCAGAAGGTGGAAGGATAACTGTTGAGATTACAGAAAATATGAAGAATAAAACAGTATCAATTGCTGTGATTGATACTGGGGTAGGGATTCCAGAAGATAAACGTGAAGTGATTTTTGAACGATTTGGACAAGTTGATAATAATCTTTCAAGACAGGCAGAAGGTAGTGGGATTGGTTTAGCATTAGTAAAGATGTTGGTAGAAATATTAGAAGGAAGCATTGAGGTAGAAAGTGAATTAGGAATTGGCAGTAAATTCACAATAACGCTACCTATTAAAGAAGTTACATTTGAGGAGAAAAATAGAGCATTTATATCTTCAGATAATGGATTAGTAAATGCCATTAATGTTGAATTTTCTGATATTTATTTTTAA
- a CDS encoding thiamine pyrophosphate-binding protein, which yields MRNIASILVSNFRKWGINNVFGVPGRPLASLIMELDRQDINFILSKHESGAGYAAAGYSLINKKLGVALVTSGPGGTNALTAAGQAKAYHVPVLFITGQQSMHNIGKAIGQDSTIFGTDLVRMFESVTKFSARVERADQFQILLKHALEKAYSGVKGPVHLSIPLDILDEEIDEFELDLPNNMDKLISSRLDEFVSKLNNARKPVILAGKGVHSSLAYEEIKNIAEIWDIPVMTTPGGKGTFSENHPLSLGALGLGGTDKSSEYIKKDTDLMIVIGSKLSDMSLVGISPDNYPKEVVHLDYDNTFIEKALPVKTLPIIGDIKANLQLVLDKAKDKRRKEYTLLEKIYEFKNNIKENNKYLSSAHAMEIIRKVLPDDAVVFGDDGSHSFYAIRYFNIRKPGTFFFDDVFGAMGHAIGYSIGAQLANYNSRIVCITGDGCTFMQGAEISTAANYNIPVTFIVINNGRLDMPEKAMIKFFGKTVGTNYNVPLDGKKFGESLGVKSYRCCNELELKEALEISNLHKEAILIEVMVDPNEIPPTMKRG from the coding sequence ATGAGAAACATAGCATCTATTTTAGTATCCAATTTTAGGAAATGGGGGATTAATAATGTTTTTGGAGTACCAGGAAGACCTCTTGCTTCTTTGATTATGGAATTGGATAGACAAGATATTAATTTTATTTTAAGTAAACATGAAAGTGGCGCTGGTTATGCAGCAGCAGGTTACTCATTAATTAACAAGAAATTGGGTGTTGCTCTTGTAACTTCTGGACCTGGAGGCACAAACGCATTAACTGCTGCAGGACAGGCTAAAGCTTACCATGTACCAGTACTATTTATTACTGGGCAGCAATCTATGCATAATATTGGGAAAGCTATAGGACAAGATTCAACAATTTTTGGTACAGATTTAGTTAGGATGTTTGAATCAGTTACTAAATTTAGTGCTAGAGTCGAAAGAGCTGATCAGTTTCAAATATTATTAAAACATGCATTAGAAAAAGCTTATTCAGGTGTCAAAGGGCCAGTTCATTTATCAATACCTCTTGACATACTTGATGAAGAAATAGATGAATTTGAACTTGATTTACCTAACAATATGGATAAACTAATATCCTCGAGATTAGATGAATTTGTTAGTAAACTAAATAATGCTAGAAAACCTGTTATATTGGCAGGCAAAGGAGTACATTCAAGTCTAGCTTACGAAGAAATTAAAAACATAGCTGAAATTTGGGACATACCAGTTATGACGACTCCAGGAGGAAAAGGAACATTTTCTGAGAACCATCCTTTATCACTTGGCGCATTAGGCTTAGGCGGTACAGATAAATCAAGTGAATATATTAAGAAAGATACAGACTTAATGATAGTCATAGGAAGTAAACTATCTGATATGTCTTTAGTAGGAATATCACCAGACAATTATCCTAAAGAAGTAGTTCATTTAGATTATGATAATACATTCATAGAAAAAGCATTACCAGTTAAAACTCTACCTATTATTGGCGATATCAAAGCTAATCTACAGCTAGTATTAGATAAAGCTAAAGATAAGAGAAGAAAAGAATATACTTTATTAGAAAAGATTTATGAATTTAAAAATAATATTAAAGAAAACAATAAGTATCTTTCATCTGCTCATGCTATGGAAATAATAAGAAAAGTATTACCAGATGATGCTGTCGTTTTTGGCGATGATGGTAGTCATTCTTTTTATGCAATAAGATATTTTAATATCAGAAAACCAGGTACATTCTTTTTTGATGACGTATTTGGAGCTATGGGACATGCCATAGGTTACTCAATTGGAGCACAACTAGCAAACTATAATTCTAGAATTGTTTGCATAACTGGTGATGGATGTACCTTTATGCAGGGAGCTGAAATTTCAACAGCAGCAAATTATAATATTCCAGTTACCTTTATAGTAATAAATAATGGAAGATTAGATATGCCAGAAAAAGCTATGATAAAGTTTTTTGGAAAGACAGTAGGGACCAATTATAATGTACCATTAGATGGTAAAAAATTTGGTGAATCACTTGGTGTAAAATCATATAGATGCTGCAATGAACTTGAATTAAAAGAAGCATTAGAAATTTCAAATTTACATAAGGAAGCAATTCTAATAGAAGTTATGGTTGATCCAAATGAAATACCACCAACTATGAAAAGGGGATAG